Proteins encoded together in one Streptomyces sp. B1I3 window:
- the yidD gene encoding membrane protein insertion efficiency factor YidD codes for MWVALLLAAVLSRGADPSQSGGEDRAAPRPDGRAAGALYEVVRRYRTRVSPLLPACCPYTPSCSTCAVKALHRHGALRGGRLVLARLLRCRPGAARRRGFHDPVPA; via the coding sequence ATGTGGGTCGCCCTCCTCCTCGCCGCTGTCCTGTCTCGAGGAGCCGACCCTTCGCAGTCCGGGGGTGAGGATCGGGCGGCCCCCCGCCCGGACGGCCGGGCGGCGGGCGCGCTGTACGAGGTGGTCCGGCGCTACCGGACGAGGGTCAGTCCACTGCTGCCCGCGTGCTGTCCGTACACGCCGAGCTGCTCCACCTGCGCCGTCAAGGCGCTGCACCGGCATGGTGCGCTCCGTGGTGGCCGGCTGGTCCTGGCGCGTCTTCTGCGGTGCCGGCCGGGAGCCGCCCGGCGGCGGGGCTTCCACGATCCGGTTCCCGCCTGA